In Monodelphis domestica isolate mMonDom1 chromosome 4, mMonDom1.pri, whole genome shotgun sequence, one DNA window encodes the following:
- the TMEM50A gene encoding transmembrane protein 50A isoform X2, translated as MIALISSSLEFFTGWWIIIDAAVIYPSMEDFNHSYHACGVIATLAFLMINAVSNGQVHGDSYSEGCLGQTGARIWLLIGFMLAFGSLIASLWILFGGYVVKEKPIVYPGIAVFFQNAFIFFGGLVFKFGRTEDLWQ; from the exons ttttttacaGGTTGGTGGATCATCATAGATGCAGCTGTTATTTATCCCTCTATGGAAGATTTCAACCATTCCTACCATGCCTGTGGAGTAATAGCAACTCTTGCCTTCCTCAT GATTAATGCAGTGTCCAATGGACAAGTCCATGGAGATAGCTATAGCGAAGGGTGCCTCGGTCAAACAG gtgctCGAATttggcttttgattggatttatGTTGGCCTTTGGATCTCTGATTGCATCTTTGTGGATTCTCTTTGGAGGCTATGTCGTTAAag AAAAACCAATAGTGTACCCTGGAATTGCTGTTTTTTTCCAGAATGCATTTATCTTTTTTGG AGGCCTGGTCTTTAAGTTTGGCCGCACTGAAGACTTATGGCAATGA